The following are from one region of the Abiotrophia defectiva ATCC 49176 genome:
- the thrB gene encoding homoserine kinase — protein sequence MVWQKDFPASSANLGPGFDSIGIAVDRYLRVTARPAERWQVDFETDFMAGLPQDETNLVVAVALETAARYGKTLAPLHLTMKSQIPLTHGMGSSASAIVAGIELANDFADLGLSTFDKVRLASAKEGHPDNVGACITGGLFVGYYEPETDQLFYQVANLEGVGVIISTPAYELSTAAARSVLPEVYSKPDSIAQNALTSVMLMAMMQGDYPTMGQLMMQDKFHEPYRQSLIAEFPAVKATALEKGAYATVISGAGPSILTLCPQERVDDILAALEASVDCQHQVVSVLPALADK from the coding sequence ATGGTATGGCAAAAGGATTTTCCTGCCTCTAGTGCCAACTTGGGACCGGGCTTTGACTCAATCGGAATTGCGGTTGACCGCTATCTAAGGGTGACGGCCCGTCCGGCTGAGCGCTGGCAGGTGGATTTTGAGACCGACTTTATGGCCGGCCTGCCCCAGGATGAGACTAACCTAGTAGTGGCAGTGGCCCTGGAAACGGCGGCCCGCTACGGTAAGACCTTAGCGCCCCTGCATCTGACCATGAAGAGTCAGATTCCCCTGACCCATGGCATGGGTAGCTCTGCCTCAGCTATTGTGGCCGGTATTGAGCTAGCCAATGATTTTGCTGATTTGGGTCTGTCGACCTTTGACAAGGTGCGCCTGGCCAGTGCCAAGGAAGGCCACCCCGACAATGTGGGGGCCTGCATCACCGGTGGCCTCTTCGTGGGTTACTATGAGCCGGAGACGGATCAACTCTTCTATCAAGTAGCTAACTTGGAAGGGGTCGGGGTCATTATTTCCACCCCAGCCTATGAGTTGTCGACGGCGGCTGCCCGCAGTGTCTTGCCTGAGGTCTACTCCAAGCCGGATTCCATTGCCCAGAATGCCCTGACCAGTGTCATGTTAATGGCCATGATGCAGGGCGATTACCCGACCATGGGTCAACTCATGATGCAAGACAAGTTCCATGAACCTTACCGTCAGTCTCTAATTGCAGAGTTTCCAGCGGTTAAGGCCACGGCCCTTGAAAAGGGCGCCTATGCCACCGTCATTTCGGGGGCGGGTCCTAGCATTTTGACCCTCTGTCCTCAGGAGCGAGTGGACGACATTCTAGCGGCGCTTGAGGCTTCGGTGGACTGTCAGCACCAAGTGGTGTCGGTTCTGCCAGCCTTGGCAGACAAATAA
- a CDS encoding YeiH family protein codes for MTFSKFSDSNWASWAKILIITALAYAIESLVPALGASMLAILLGMALSAWRPPASTKPAKQISGQLLKIGIVFLGFGLSFAKLQAVGLKVYLVLIPVVAVALLSARYLGRWMGIESRSALLVGMGTAICGGSAIAAAAPIVEAEDSEIAFAITTIFLYNTLALFLFPLLGAWLGYGDQSFGLFAGAAINDTSSVVAAGFAFSEAAGTTATIVKMARTLLIVPVCLGLVGARYQQASAQLADGQGAQVSLWEQARRLFPSFIAYFLLAVLASSLLPLPAWLLDSFKLLARLTMIAALAGVGLAVDLRQLRRAGSQSILLGGLCWALVIATASLAIHFFYS; via the coding sequence ATGACATTTTCTAAGTTTTCTGACAGCAACTGGGCCAGCTGGGCCAAGATTCTGATTATCACTGCCCTGGCCTATGCCATTGAAAGCCTGGTGCCAGCCCTAGGGGCTTCTATGCTGGCCATTCTGCTGGGCATGGCCCTGTCCGCCTGGCGACCACCTGCCTCGACCAAACCAGCCAAGCAAATCAGCGGCCAACTGCTCAAAATCGGCATTGTCTTTTTAGGCTTTGGCTTGTCCTTTGCCAAGTTACAAGCAGTGGGCCTCAAGGTCTACTTGGTCTTGATTCCGGTCGTGGCGGTGGCCCTCTTGAGTGCCCGCTACCTAGGTCGTTGGATGGGCATTGAGTCGCGTTCAGCCCTCTTAGTGGGTATGGGGACGGCCATTTGTGGGGGCTCGGCCATTGCCGCTGCTGCACCCATTGTGGAAGCTGAGGACTCAGAGATTGCCTTCGCCATCACCACCATCTTCCTCTATAATACCCTGGCCCTCTTCCTCTTCCCTCTCTTAGGGGCTTGGTTGGGCTATGGCGACCAAAGCTTCGGCCTCTTCGCCGGGGCGGCCATTAACGATACCTCTTCGGTCGTGGCTGCTGGCTTCGCCTTTAGTGAGGCCGCCGGCACCACCGCCACCATCGTCAAGATGGCCCGGACCCTACTTATTGTGCCGGTCTGCCTAGGCCTGGTTGGCGCCCGCTATCAACAAGCAAGCGCTCAATTGGCTGACGGCCAAGGGGCTCAAGTCAGCTTGTGGGAACAAGCCCGTCGCCTCTTTCCTAGCTTCATCGCCTACTTCCTCTTGGCGGTCCTGGCTAGCTCCCTCCTGCCTCTACCGGCATGGCTGCTGGACAGCTTCAAGTTATTGGCCCGCCTGACCATGATTGCGGCCCTAGCTGGGGTGGGCTTGGCAGTTGATCTGAGACAGTTGCGCCGGGCCGGTAGCCAGTCCATCTTGCTAGGGGGCCTCTGTTGGGCCCTGGTCATTGCCACGGCTAGCCTAGCTATTCATTTCTTCTATTCTTAA
- a CDS encoding NAD(P)H-dependent oxidoreductase, which yields MTQEAIQEQIRQALDHRVAVRVYDENRDISRQDMDVILDAAWLSPSSVGLEGWRFLVLDRDQVQAIRPELQPLAWGAQPQLDTASHFVILLAEKNARYDGPSMRASLIRRGLTSDQDLNSRLTLYETFQTQHMCLDSPRALFDWTGKQTYIALANMMLSASLLGIDSCPIEGFDYEAVNALLAAKGWLDPEREGVASMLSLGYRLKDPKHPRSRKPRQEVICWLDDK from the coding sequence ATGACACAAGAAGCCATTCAAGAACAGATTCGTCAAGCCCTGGACCATCGGGTAGCCGTACGGGTTTATGATGAAAATCGCGATATTTCCCGTCAGGATATGGACGTCATTCTAGACGCTGCCTGGCTCAGCCCTTCTTCAGTTGGTCTGGAAGGTTGGCGCTTTTTGGTCTTAGACCGGGACCAAGTTCAAGCCATCCGGCCTGAGCTCCAACCCCTCGCTTGGGGTGCCCAACCGCAATTGGATACCGCCAGCCACTTTGTTATCCTCCTAGCGGAGAAGAACGCCCGTTATGACGGTCCTTCTATGCGGGCCAGCCTTATTCGTCGCGGCCTGACTTCTGACCAGGACCTTAATAGCCGTTTGACCCTCTATGAAACCTTCCAAACCCAACACATGTGTCTAGATAGTCCGCGTGCCCTCTTTGACTGGACGGGTAAGCAGACCTATATCGCCCTAGCCAATATGATGTTGAGTGCTAGCTTGCTGGGCATTGATTCCTGCCCAATCGAAGGCTTCGATTATGAGGCGGTCAATGCCTTGCTTGCTGCCAAAGGTTGGTTGGATCCGGAGCGCGAAGGGGTGGCTAGCATGTTGTCCCTGGGCTACCGGCTCAAGGACCCTAAACATCCCCGTAGCCGCAAGCCGCGCCAGGAAGTCATTTGCTGGCTAGACGACAAGTAA
- a CDS encoding tannase, with translation MTLSRKMKLSALTLLCANLLASQVPVLAQEANDQASSSQERATVGQYSLAFDNAAWQYDEANDIYWQVGVVYVANPASLDYETLGIYVPGAYLEATANGDGTYTASVKSDAQVGQFTAATAPYVLPVNTPGFNASQAPTWLADGIANYTQAGMIYLQPGIRGRDNTTDSQGQEVVGGAPWGVTDLKAAIRYVRYNKDVLPGDTDKIVSFGHSGGGAQSAVLGASGDSTLYNPYLEALGAAMKDKEGNPISDAPYGTMTWSPITSLDYADAAYEWNLGQFADSNTRAEGTFTQALSQDLAKEYANYINQLGLKHEGQALTLAESSEGIYTQGSYATYLEGVVNQSLNNFLADTSFPYTSDGAGPGGSTESVTYETAQAYIDRLNAEAQWVTYDAATNTAKISSLADFAKYVKTASKSVPAFDALDRSLAENAVFGVADANELHFDQLVARLLKNNQAKYESLTDWNSQYVTDFESDLAKTDSLGKTIAERQDLYNPMFYLTSAYSGYQTSKPAPHWRIRSGLSQGDTALTVETNLALALENQANGTVKSVDFATVWGQGNTTAERTGHASANFIQWVQEIVAQDAN, from the coding sequence ATGACCCTATCGAGAAAAATGAAACTAAGCGCCCTGACCCTACTTTGTGCCAATCTGCTGGCCAGCCAAGTGCCTGTGCTAGCCCAAGAGGCCAATGACCAAGCCTCATCTAGCCAAGAAAGGGCTACTGTCGGCCAATACAGTTTGGCCTTTGATAATGCGGCTTGGCAATACGATGAGGCTAATGATATTTACTGGCAAGTCGGCGTGGTCTATGTCGCCAACCCTGCTTCCTTGGACTATGAGACCCTGGGTATTTATGTGCCGGGTGCCTATTTAGAGGCAACTGCCAATGGCGATGGGACCTATACTGCCAGCGTCAAGTCTGACGCCCAAGTGGGCCAATTTACCGCTGCGACTGCTCCTTATGTCCTACCGGTTAACACGCCGGGTTTTAATGCCTCTCAGGCACCAACCTGGCTTGCTGACGGCATTGCCAACTATACCCAGGCCGGGATGATTTATCTGCAACCTGGTATTCGTGGCCGCGACAACACCACCGATAGCCAGGGCCAAGAAGTAGTGGGCGGTGCACCATGGGGCGTCACCGATCTTAAGGCCGCTATCCGTTATGTTCGTTATAACAAGGATGTCCTGCCAGGTGACACCGACAAGATTGTGAGTTTTGGCCATAGTGGCGGTGGGGCTCAGTCTGCTGTCCTAGGGGCTAGTGGGGATTCGACCCTCTACAATCCTTACTTGGAAGCCTTAGGGGCAGCCATGAAGGACAAGGAAGGCAACCCAATTTCCGATGCACCTTATGGGACCATGACTTGGAGTCCCATTACCAGCTTGGATTATGCGGATGCTGCCTATGAATGGAACCTGGGTCAGTTCGCTGACAGCAATACGCGGGCAGAGGGTACCTTTACCCAGGCCTTATCCCAAGACTTGGCTAAGGAATATGCCAACTATATCAATCAGCTAGGCCTCAAACATGAAGGCCAAGCCTTGACCCTGGCAGAATCCAGTGAGGGGATTTATACCCAAGGCTCCTATGCCACTTATCTAGAAGGGGTAGTCAATCAATCCCTCAATAACTTCCTAGCCGATACCAGCTTCCCTTATACCAGCGATGGTGCTGGTCCGGGTGGATCGACAGAATCTGTCACCTATGAGACGGCTCAAGCCTATATTGATAGATTGAATGCTGAGGCTCAATGGGTGACCTATGATGCGGCCACTAATACCGCCAAGATTTCCAGCCTGGCGGATTTCGCCAAGTATGTTAAGACGGCCAGCAAGTCTGTGCCTGCCTTCGATGCCTTGGACCGTAGCCTAGCGGAGAATGCGGTCTTTGGGGTAGCGGATGCCAATGAGCTTCACTTTGACCAGCTAGTGGCCCGCCTGCTCAAGAATAATCAGGCCAAGTATGAGAGCTTGACCGACTGGAACAGCCAGTATGTGACGGATTTTGAGTCCGACTTGGCTAAGACCGATAGCCTAGGCAAGACCATTGCAGAACGTCAGGACCTCTACAATCCAATGTTCTATCTGACGTCCGCCTATTCTGGCTACCAAACCTCTAAACCAGCACCTCACTGGCGGATTCGTTCCGGCCTTAGCCAAGGAGACACGGCCTTAACGGTGGAAACTAACCTGGCCCTAGCCCTGGAAAATCAAGCTAATGGGACTGTCAAATCAGTGGACTTTGCCACGGTTTGGGGGCAAGGTAATACCACAGCTGAACGGACCGGCCATGCGTCGGCTAACTTCATCCAATGGGTGCAAGAAATTGTAGCCCAAGACGCCAACTAA
- a CDS encoding sensor histidine kinase → MKLRSLVFLAFLTSTLCALLLVWWGLQQMLVSPNVAYIIIWMTLGANLLGALVGFCLLQPSVKSLQQLSRDVRRVADQDFQPVQTIKSPAELASLTANINLMIQDLNQSFQALSQSEQDKTRLMASLGHDIKTPLTALQHQVEALEDQMVSEDEMQALWQAMAHQIDRLKTLTQQLMEVGLMEKQANQQASQIQVQTLQLDDFLIHLLTSIQPHCQQKKQELEVKLAPELETIQTDGDKLSRILLNLLENASKYSPEQSRIQLHIQKEGQGIGFHIIDQGMGIPAQDLPHIFDRLYRVEQSRNRETGGAGLGLYISQTLAQQLGGQIEVTSQVNQGSHFSLWLPL, encoded by the coding sequence ATGAAGCTGCGTTCACTTGTCTTCCTAGCCTTTCTTACTTCCACACTCTGCGCCCTCCTGCTGGTCTGGTGGGGCCTGCAGCAAATGTTAGTCTCTCCTAACGTGGCCTATATCATTATCTGGATGACCTTAGGGGCTAATTTGCTAGGGGCCCTAGTGGGCTTCTGCCTACTTCAGCCCAGCGTCAAATCCCTGCAGCAACTGAGCCGAGATGTGAGACGGGTGGCCGACCAGGATTTCCAACCAGTTCAGACCATTAAATCGCCGGCTGAACTGGCCTCGCTCACGGCCAACATCAACCTCATGATCCAAGACCTCAACCAAAGTTTCCAGGCCCTCAGCCAAAGCGAGCAAGACAAGACCCGCCTCATGGCTAGCCTAGGTCACGACATCAAGACGCCGCTGACTGCTCTCCAGCATCAAGTTGAAGCGCTAGAAGATCAGATGGTGTCAGAAGATGAAATGCAAGCCCTCTGGCAGGCCATGGCCCATCAAATCGACCGACTCAAGACCCTGACCCAGCAACTCATGGAAGTTGGTCTCATGGAGAAGCAAGCCAATCAGCAGGCTAGCCAAATCCAGGTTCAGACCCTCCAACTGGATGATTTTCTCATTCATTTGCTGACCAGTATCCAACCCCATTGTCAACAGAAGAAACAAGAACTTGAGGTCAAACTAGCGCCAGAGCTAGAGACCATCCAGACAGATGGTGACAAACTATCCCGTATCCTCCTCAATCTCTTGGAGAACGCCAGCAAGTACTCGCCAGAGCAGAGTCGCATTCAACTCCATATTCAAAAAGAAGGTCAAGGAATCGGCTTCCATATCATTGATCAAGGCATGGGCATTCCCGCCCAGGACCTGCCTCATATCTTTGATCGTCTCTATCGGGTCGAACAGTCCCGTAATCGGGAGACAGGCGGCGCCGGCCTGGGACTCTATATCAGCCAAACCCTGGCCCAACAACTGGGGGGCCAGATTGAGGTCACCAGTCAAGTAAACCAAGGCAGCCACTTCAGCTTATGGCTCCCACTATAG
- a CDS encoding response regulator transcription factor, whose protein sequence is MTHILLVDDEPAILDIVTRYLSKEGYQVTTATNGQEALDHYRAQAVDLIITDIMMPQMDGYDFIDAVLQLREDQPFIFITAKDQAVDRIYSLTLGADDYLTKPFSPRELTLRVKNLLRRIQPKQAGQSVLSYAPFAIDEGQHRVTLYDQPLQLSLKEFQLLALFLKNPGRVFAKSELFLKIWETDYMEDANTLNVHIHSLRDKLAKSAGQRPYPKIETVWGLGYRLGGDPS, encoded by the coding sequence ATGACCCACATCCTCCTAGTTGACGACGAGCCAGCCATCCTGGACATCGTCACCCGCTACTTAAGTAAGGAAGGCTATCAAGTCACAACCGCTACGAATGGCCAGGAAGCCTTAGACCACTACCGAGCTCAGGCCGTCGATCTGATTATCACGGACATTATGATGCCCCAAATGGATGGTTATGACTTCATTGATGCCGTCTTGCAATTACGCGAAGACCAACCTTTTATCTTCATCACGGCCAAGGATCAGGCGGTCGATCGCATCTATTCCCTGACCCTAGGAGCCGACGACTACCTGACCAAACCCTTTAGCCCACGGGAGCTGACCTTGCGGGTCAAAAATCTCTTGCGTCGCATTCAGCCCAAGCAAGCGGGGCAGTCGGTTTTGAGCTATGCACCCTTTGCCATCGACGAGGGGCAACATCGCGTCACGCTCTACGACCAACCCTTGCAACTCTCACTCAAGGAATTCCAGCTCCTAGCTCTCTTCCTCAAAAATCCCGGCCGGGTCTTTGCTAAATCAGAACTCTTCCTCAAGATTTGGGAGACCGATTATATGGAAGATGCCAATACCCTCAATGTCCATATCCACTCCTTGCGCGATAAATTAGCCAAGTCAGCAGGTCAGCGTCCCTACCCTAAGATTGAGACAGTCTGGGGACTGGGCTACCGCTTAGGAGGTGACCCATCATGA